Genomic segment of Streptomyces longhuiensis:
CTCGTGTCCAGCCGTGACCGCGTGCTGCCCGGTGAGGACCCGGACGCCGCCGCCGTCCTGGAGGACGTCTTCCGCCGCCGCGGCATGAACGTCATGGCCCGCTCGCGCGCCCAGTCCGCCAAGCGCGTCGGCGACCGCGTCGAGGTCACCCTCTCCGACGGCCGCGTCATCTCCGGCACCCACTGCCTGATGGCCGTCGGCGCCATCCCGAACAGCAGCGGGATGGGCCTCGAGGAGGCCGGGGTCAAGCTCAGGGACTCCGGGCACATCTGGACCGACAAGGTCTCCAGGACCACCGCTCCGGGCGTGTACGCCGCCGGTGACGTGACCGGCGTCTTCGCGCTCGCCTCCGTGGCCGCCATGCAGGGCCGCATCGCCGTCTACCACTTCCTCGGCGACGCGGTGGCCCCGCTGAACCTCAAGACGGTCTCCTCGAACGTCTTCACCGACCCCGAGATCGCCACGGTCGGCTACACGCAGGCCGATGTCGACGCCGGCAAGATCGACGCCCGCGGGGTGAAGCTGCCGCTGCTGCGCAACCCGCGCGCCAAGATGCAGGGCATCCGCGACGGCTTCGTCAAGATCTTCTGCCGCCCCGGCACGGGCATCGTGGTGGGCGGTGTGGTCGTCGCCCCGCGCGCGAGCGAACTGATCCATCCCATCTCGATCGCGGTCGACAACAACCTGACGGTCGAACAGATCGCGAACGCGTTCACCGTGTACCCGTCACTTTCGGGCTCGATCGCCGAGGTGGCGCGTCAGCTGCACACGCGGAAGACGGCCGACGAAGCCTGACGGCCGCGATTTCGCCGGACACGATCAACTTCCCGCAGGTCACAGCCTGTTGCTGCTCATTCGATGGGCATAGGCGCGGGAGATAGGCGTCTATACCACTTCCGGTCGTTCCGTGCGAACAACTTCTGTTATTCGGCGCAAACTGCTGAAAGCAGACGGTCGTTGGGGTTACTGTCAGTTTCGTGTTCGCTGCAGAACGTCGTCAATTGATCCTCGAAATGGTGCGAGCCAATGGAGCGGTATCGCTCCGGGAGCTCGCCCGCGTCGTCCAGACCTCCGAAGTGACCGTACGGCGGGACGTGCGCGCACTGGAGGCAGAAGGACTCCTCGACCGCCGGCATGGCGGTGCGGTATTGCCGGGCGGATTCACGCGGGAGTCCGGCTTTCCGCAGAAATCACATCTCGCGACCGCAGAGAAGACGGCCATCGCCGACCTCGCCGCGGGCCTCGTCGAAGAAGGCGAAGCCATTGTGGTGGGGGCGGGTACGACCACGCAGGAGCTGGCACGCCGGCTCGCGCGGGTTCCCGGGCTGACCGTCGTCACCAACTCCCTTCTGGTGGCACAGGCGTTGGCCCATGCCAACAGGGTCGAGGTCGTCATGACGGGCGGCACTCTGCGCGGTTCCAACTACGCACTCGTGGGCAGCGGGGCCGAGCAGTCCCTCCAGGGACTCAGAGTCACGCGCGCCTTCCTCTCCGGCAGTGGTCTGACGGCCGAACGCGGCCTCTCCACGTCCAACATGCTGTCGGCCTCCGTCGACCGCGCGCTGGTGCAGGCCGCCGCTGAGGTCGTCGTCCTCGCCGACCACTCCAAACTCGGCACCGACACGATGTTCCAGACGGTGCCGACCGATGTGATCACGCGCCTCGTGACGGACGAACCGCCCGCCCACGACGACCGCGCCGTCACCGAACTCCAGGCACTCGCCGACCAGGGGGTGCAGATCGCGATCGCCGGAGCCTCGGCGACCGGAACCGGGCCGGCGGGGGGAGATCCCGTCCCGACGCGGCAGGCGCGCCGGGACGTACCTCTGCCGGGCCAGCGCCGCACCCAGCTCCCGGGCGGCCCGCAGCTGCGCAGCGCTTCCGCCCTCGACCAGGCACCCCCTGAGCGTGCGGCAAGGGTGGCCGACCTGCGGCGGCGCTGAGCGGCGCTCAGCGGGCGGCTGAGTATCCGCGCAGGGCTGCTTTCTCCGTACGGCCGCGGATCGCCGCCGGACGGTCGCTAGCCCGCGGTGATGCCTCGCAGTGTCAGCCGGAGCAAACGATCCGC
This window contains:
- a CDS encoding DeoR/GlpR family DNA-binding transcription regulator, which codes for MFAAERRQLILEMVRANGAVSLRELARVVQTSEVTVRRDVRALEAEGLLDRRHGGAVLPGGFTRESGFPQKSHLATAEKTAIADLAAGLVEEGEAIVVGAGTTTQELARRLARVPGLTVVTNSLLVAQALAHANRVEVVMTGGTLRGSNYALVGSGAEQSLQGLRVTRAFLSGSGLTAERGLSTSNMLSASVDRALVQAAAEVVVLADHSKLGTDTMFQTVPTDVITRLVTDEPPAHDDRAVTELQALADQGVQIAIAGASATGTGPAGGDPVPTRQARRDVPLPGQRRTQLPGGPQLRSASALDQAPPERAARVADLRRR
- a CDS encoding NAD(P)H-quinone dehydrogenase; this encodes MEYVTRIVIIGGGPGGYEAALVAAQLGAEVTVVDCDGLGGASVLTDCVPSKTLIATAEVMTTFDSSYEELGIIVADDTPHIDSPARVVGVDLGKVNRRVKRLALAQSHDITASVTRAGARVMRGRGRLEGQQAADGSRKVVVRTADGTEETLTADAVLIATGGHPREVPDAQPDGERILNWTQVYDLDELPEELIVVGSGVTGAEFAGAYQALGSRVTLVSSRDRVLPGEDPDAAAVLEDVFRRRGMNVMARSRAQSAKRVGDRVEVTLSDGRVISGTHCLMAVGAIPNSSGMGLEEAGVKLRDSGHIWTDKVSRTTAPGVYAAGDVTGVFALASVAAMQGRIAVYHFLGDAVAPLNLKTVSSNVFTDPEIATVGYTQADVDAGKIDARGVKLPLLRNPRAKMQGIRDGFVKIFCRPGTGIVVGGVVVAPRASELIHPISIAVDNNLTVEQIANAFTVYPSLSGSIAEVARQLHTRKTADEA